In Macaca fascicularis isolate 582-1 chromosome X, T2T-MFA8v1.1, one DNA window encodes the following:
- the RGN gene encoding regucalcin: MSSIKIECVLPENCRCGESPVWEEASDSLLFVDIPAKKLCRWDSLTKQVQRVTVDAPVSSVALRQSGGYVATIGTKFCALNWEEQSAVVLATVDNDKKNNRFNDGKVDPAGRYFAGTMAEETAPAVLERHQGSLYSLFPDHHVKKYFDQVDISNGLDWSLDHKIFYYIDSLSYSVDAFDYDLQTGQISNRRSVYKLEKEEQIPDGMCIDAEGKLWVACYNGGRVIRLDPVTGKRLQTVKLPVDKTTSCCFGGKNYSEMYVTCARDGMDPEGLLRQPEAGGIFKITGLGVKGIAPYSYAG; this comes from the exons ATGTCTTCCATTAAGATTGAGTGTGTTTTGCCGGAGAACTGCCGGTGCGGTGAGTCTCCAGTATGGGAGGAAGCATCCGACTCTTTGCTCTTCGTAGACATTCCTGCAAAAAAGCTTTGCCGGTGGGATTCACTCACCAAGCAAGTACAGCGAGTGACCGTGG ATGCCCCAGTCAGCTCTGTGGCCCTTCGCCAGTCGGGAGGCTATGTTGCCACCATTGGAACAAAGTTCTGTGCTTTGAACTGGGAAGAACAATCAGCAGTTGTCTTGGCCACAGTGGATAACGACAAGAAAAACAATCGCTTCAATGATGGGAAGGTGGATCCCGCCGGGAGGTACTTTGCTG GCACCATGGCTGAGGAAACAGCTCCGGCAGTTCTTGAGCGGCACCAGGGATCCCTGTACTCCCTCTTTCCTGACCACCACGTGAAAAAGTACTTTGACCAGGTGGACATCTCCAATGGTTTGGATTGGTCGCTAGACCACAAAATCTTCTATTACATTGACAGCCTGTCCTACTCCGTGGATGCCTTTGACTATGACCTGCAGACAGGACAGATCT CCAACCGCAGAAGTGTTTACAAGCtcgaaaaagaagaacaaatccCAGATGGAATGTGTATTGATGCTGAGGGGAAGCTCTGGGTGGCCTGTTACAACGGAGGAAGAGTGATTCGTTTAGATCCTGTGACAG GGAAAAGACTTCAAACTGTGAAGCTGCCTGTTGATAAAACAACTTCATGCTGCTTTGGAGGGAAGAATTACTCTGAAATGTACGTGACCTGCGCCCGGGATGGGATGGACCCCGAGGGCCTTTTGAGGCAGCCTGAAGCTGGTGGAATTTTCAAG aTAACTGGTCTGGGGGTCAAAGGAATTGCTCCCTACTCCTATGCAGGATGA